One Calditrichia bacterium DNA window includes the following coding sequences:
- a CDS encoding O-antigen ligase family protein — translation MEIGIGLTQYIPFIVYLGFVSVLLLTLLYRIEIGIFFVVPLLPLQNLLDSIVEFPGGKDFLDLLCLAMLIRWFYDRNVGDRRTIVRKKLGYTSRIMPVRETSIDGSLDRRILEILIIIIVLWTHLSLWRGSSFLGTGNPITAGNPRFITWKNFVMLPLLYFIVVNNIKEKKHIQYLLILMALSMLFMDRNFYSNFSSKDHSSYNDSLRIAGTFTYLGPNELAVFYAQHTAVILALLMIDDNFRRKMLFLATTAFNYFCLMFLFSRGGYLASVVSWMFFGFIKDRRIILVLFLFVLGWRLVVPVSVQQRIDMTEQEGEIDRSIEQRYIMWDFAIGKIKEFPIFGTGYNTTPHMNIYVDHARKSLHNGYIEVTMEQGFVGIIIFLVFFGLGIVYAWRLYTMTDDKFLKGLGLGFAGCVLAVLAGNIAGSYWFYINVSGFYWVNLALVMRAIDMVKEEKNATIDKSEQNAFPQQSSRQKFVHRSRPEVTRG, via the coding sequence ATGGAAATAGGCATTGGTTTAACACAATATATACCGTTTATCGTCTATCTGGGATTTGTTAGCGTTCTATTGCTGACATTGCTTTACCGGATAGAGATCGGCATTTTCTTTGTTGTGCCGCTGTTGCCATTGCAAAATTTGCTGGACAGTATTGTGGAATTTCCCGGCGGGAAAGATTTTCTGGATTTGCTCTGTTTGGCAATGCTGATTCGGTGGTTTTACGATCGCAATGTTGGTGACCGGCGAACCATTGTCCGAAAAAAGCTTGGCTACACCAGCCGGATAATGCCGGTTCGGGAAACATCTATCGATGGTTCGCTGGACCGCAGAATTTTAGAAATCTTGATTATCATTATCGTGTTGTGGACACACCTGTCTTTGTGGCGGGGTTCATCGTTTCTCGGAACTGGCAACCCAATTACCGCAGGAAATCCCCGATTCATCACATGGAAAAATTTTGTGATGTTGCCATTGCTGTATTTTATTGTGGTTAACAACATCAAAGAAAAAAAGCATATCCAATATTTGTTGATTTTAATGGCTTTGTCCATGTTATTTATGGATCGAAATTTTTACAGTAACTTTTCATCGAAAGATCATTCCAGTTATAACGATAGCCTTCGCATTGCCGGCACATTTACCTATTTGGGACCGAACGAGCTGGCTGTTTTTTATGCTCAACACACCGCCGTAATTCTTGCATTATTAATGATAGACGATAACTTTCGACGAAAAATGCTGTTTTTGGCGACTACAGCTTTCAACTATTTTTGTCTGATGTTTCTCTTTTCCCGAGGCGGATATTTGGCATCTGTTGTCAGTTGGATGTTCTTTGGATTCATCAAAGATCGGCGTATTATTTTGGTGCTGTTTTTGTTTGTGCTCGGCTGGCGGCTGGTGGTGCCGGTATCTGTTCAGCAGCGCATCGATATGACGGAGCAGGAGGGCGAAATCGACCGGTCGATTGAACAGCGATACATCATGTGGGATTTCGCAATCGGCAAAATCAAAGAATTTCCCATTTTCGGCACCGGTTACAACACGACTCCGCATATGAATATCTATGTTGATCACGCCCGTAAAAGCCTTCACAACGGCTATATCGAAGTGACAATGGAACAGGGATTCGTTGGTATTATTATCTTTCTGGTTTTCTTTGGGCTCGGGATTGTTTATGCCTGGAGACTTTATACCATGACAGATGATAAGTTCTTGAAAGGATTGGGTTTAGGATTCGCGGGTTGTGTGCTGGCGGTATTAGCCGGCAACATTGCCGGCAGCTACTGGTTTTACATCAACGTATCCGGTTTCTATTGGGTAAATTTGGCGTTGGTTATGCGGGCGATTGATATGGTAAAGGAAGAAAAAAACGCCACGATTGACAAATCGGAACAAAACGCTTTTCCTCAACAATCTTCACGACAAAAATTTGTTCACCGATCCAGGCCCGAAGTTACCCGCGGCTGA
- a CDS encoding sulfatase has translation MKKPNILLVSIDTLRADHVSSYGYHRKTTPNLDRFAEEGARFNNAYSTAVWTPPAHASMLTGLYPSAHKTVDYKSLSPRIPTIAQTLSKHGYNTVGFVNNPAVGAFVGLERGHQTFHEIWKGVTSKNLAVRGGHKIYRKWLEAIGKTDQGARKTNYLINQWLDTQYNKNEPFYMFVHHIEPHNPLNPPRPFRDKFSSSVSGEINPERLAKMADNPLAYFTDELNVTDAENQSLIDMYDCEIAYVDHMMGETLDILRERNILNDTLVIITADHGEHFGEHGLYSHVSSLYEPIVHIPFMIRYPELYQPATYEVPVQHVDIFPTILELLDIEKPLQNSLPGKSLLPKNGKPKIADDRPVFAEWEGRIPEYVKNRLKDSGEFAKKVERFTHKFSMVKIKSHKYIYWEDGVEELYDLSDDHAEQNNLAPSAKEVCETMRELLMQNLSVRKNTDKNEGNQADDLVMQRLKDLGYI, from the coding sequence ATGAAAAAGCCGAATATCCTGTTAGTTTCGATTGATACGCTCCGTGCCGATCATGTGTCGAGTTACGGCTATCACCGGAAAACAACCCCAAATCTGGATCGATTTGCCGAAGAAGGCGCACGATTCAACAATGCTTATTCCACAGCCGTGTGGACGCCGCCGGCACATGCATCTATGCTTACGGGACTTTATCCTTCCGCACATAAAACGGTTGATTACAAGAGTTTAAGCCCCCGGATTCCCACCATTGCGCAAACGCTGAGCAAACACGGATATAACACTGTGGGTTTTGTGAACAATCCGGCTGTGGGTGCATTTGTAGGATTGGAACGTGGGCACCAAACGTTTCACGAAATCTGGAAAGGTGTAACGTCCAAAAATCTGGCGGTTCGCGGCGGTCATAAAATTTACCGGAAATGGCTGGAAGCGATTGGCAAAACCGATCAGGGTGCCCGGAAAACCAATTATCTGATCAACCAATGGCTCGATACGCAATACAACAAAAATGAACCGTTTTACATGTTTGTCCACCACATTGAGCCGCACAATCCGCTCAATCCGCCGCGCCCATTCCGCGATAAATTCAGCAGCAGTGTTTCCGGAGAAATTAATCCTGAGCGACTGGCAAAAATGGCGGATAATCCGCTGGCTTATTTTACTGACGAACTGAACGTTACCGATGCAGAAAATCAATCGCTGATCGATATGTATGATTGCGAAATCGCATACGTCGATCACATGATGGGCGAAACGCTGGATATTCTTCGTGAACGAAATATTTTGAATGATACCCTCGTGATCATCACCGCCGATCACGGTGAACATTTTGGCGAGCACGGATTGTATTCGCACGTTTCCAGTTTGTACGAGCCAATTGTTCACATTCCGTTCATGATACGCTATCCTGAACTATATCAACCGGCGACTTACGAAGTTCCGGTTCAGCATGTCGATATTTTTCCGACAATATTAGAATTGCTGGATATTGAAAAACCATTGCAGAACAGTTTACCCGGCAAAAGCCTGCTGCCCAAAAATGGTAAACCGAAAATCGCGGATGACCGACCGGTTTTCGCGGAATGGGAAGGGCGAATTCCCGAATATGTGAAAAACCGGTTGAAAGATTCCGGAGAATTTGCCAAAAAAGTGGAACGGTTTACCCACAAATTCAGCATGGTGAAAATAAAATCGCACAAATATATCTATTGGGAAGATGGCGTTGAGGAGCTATACGATTTATCAGATGACCATGCGGAACAAAACAATTTAGCTCCATCTGCAAAAGAGGTTTGCGAAACCATGCGTGAATTGTTGATGCAGAATTTATCTGTCCGGAAAAACACAGATAAAAATGAAGGAAATCAGGCTGACGATTTGGTAATGCAACGACTTAAAGATCTTGGATATATTTAA